A stretch of Oncorhynchus mykiss isolate Arlee chromosome 12, USDA_OmykA_1.1, whole genome shotgun sequence DNA encodes these proteins:
- the LOC110538585 gene encoding serine/threonine-protein kinase SBK1 — translation MSSSPHGSHGSGSRASIDILEELQLIAAQNLEKLDISKYYEVIRELGKGTYGKVDLVIHKIRGTKMALKFLRKKTTKLKSFLREYSISLYLSPCPFIINMFGIAFETDDYYVFAQEYALAGDLFDVIPPQVGLPEAVAKRCVHQVAIALDYLHCKKLVHRDIKPENILIFDKECRKVKLSDFGMTRRAGSPVKRVSGTIPYTAPELCDASQHEGFCVDYSTDVWAFGVLLFCMLTGNFPWEKALPSDAFYQEFVRWQRRRTGTVPSQWRRFTDEGLRMFRRLLSIEQERRCSVKEVFSYFNHHWMLDNESGSSSVAGGGSVGSGPQVELSSSSSEEDVLVDRLKQQSLIEPMGGHYSSTGSPSSTSSYERVSRDNGGAGRILVATPIEICV, via the exons ATGAGCTCCTCTCCCCATGGGTCCCACGGGTCTGGGTCCCGCGCCTCCATTGACATCCTGGAGGAGCTGCAGCTCATTGCTGCCCAGAACCTGGAGAAGCTAGACATCAGCAAGTACTATGAGGTCATCAGGGAGCTGGGTAAGGGTACCTATGGGAAAGTGGACCTGGTCATCCACAAAATCAGGG GCACTAAGATGGCTCTGAAGTTCTTGAGGAAGAAAACAACCAAACTGAAGAGCTTCTTAAGGGAGTACagcatctctctctacctgtctccctgcccCTTTATCATCAACATGTTCGGCATTGCCTTTGAGACAGACGACTACTACGTCTTCGCTCAGGAGTATGCCCTGGCAGGAGACCTCTTCGACGTCATTCCCCCTCAG GTGGGTCTTCCAGAGGCGGTGGCTAAGCGTTGTGTCCACCAGGTGGCCATCGCCCTGGACTACCTGCACTGTAAGAAGCTAGTCCACCGGGACATCAAGCCTGAGAACATCCTCATCTTTGACAAAGAGTGCCGTAAGGTCAAGCTGTCAGACTTCGGCATGACGCGGCGTGCCGGCTCCCCAGTGAAGCGTGTCAGCGGAACCATCCCGTACACGGCACCGGAGTTGTGCGACGCCTCTCAGCACGAGGGCTTCTGCGTGGACTACAGCACTGACGTGTGGGCCTTCGGTGTCCTCCTCTTCTGCATGCTCACCGGCAACTTCCCCTGGGAGAAGGCCCTGCCGTCGGACGCCTTCTACCAGGAGTTTGTGCGCTggcagcggcgccggacgggCACGGTGCCCTCTCAGTGGCGGCGCTTCACAGACGAGGGGCTGCGCATGTTCCGCAGGCTCCTGTCCATCGAGCAGGAGCGCCGCTGCTCTGTTAAGGAGGTTTTCAGCTACTTCAACCACCACTGGATGCTGGACAATGAGTCGGGCAGCAGCAGCGTTGCGGGAGGAGGGTCAGTGGGCAGTGGGCCCCAGGTGGAGCTCAGCTCGTCGTCATCTGAAGAGGATGTACTGGTGGACAGGCTAAAGCAGCAGAGCCTGATAGAGCCCATGGGCGGACACTACTCCTCCACCggctccccctcctccaccagcAGCTACGAACGTGTCTCCCGTGACAACGGAGGGGCCGGACGCATCTTGGTCGCCACGCCCATTGAAATCTGTGTGTAG